ATCCAGGAGGCCGCAAAACACTTGGACCGCATTGGGCCAGTGGTTGCATTCACTCACAACTCCACAGGGCCCTTTGTTAGAGACAACAAATATTTGACGACTAACTGGAGACAGAATCCCGAGCACATTGGTGGGTTTCTGTCTGATGGCGGTGTCCATCAACTGGCTTTAGTCACGAGCCTTGTTGGGGAATTTGACACCGTCTCTGCCCTGACCAGACAAATTCGTAAAGAATCTGGCGCGGATGATATCGTGTTCGGTACTGTTAAGGTGAAGGACAGCGATGTTATTGGCTCATTCACCTATGGGTCCGCATTTGGCGCCACTGAAAAGTCcgtgttcttgaagatttATGGTGTAAACGGTTCAATCCTTGTCGACGTTTCCAACAAGACAGAACCAGTGATCAAAGTAAGAGTAGGGGACTTTTTAGAAACCGCGCAAAAGGAGGAAGTTCATAAAGTTGAAGTAGATGACTCCTTTGGTGTAAACAAGGAGTTCCTGAACTTTCATGAAGCCGTTGCTAAGAGGGATAagactttgttgaagagcACGCCGAGAATTGCCTTTCACCATTTGGCAGTTGTTGCGGCTTTTTTGGAATCTTCTGCCAAGAAGGGGGATCATGTACAGGTTGAAAGAATTTGAACTAAGCAGTTAAAACGGTTTCTGCTACCCTCATTTATCTTCGACCAAGTTATATAATATCTGTGTGTATATGTGATAACTACGATATTTCATTTATAAAATCTATCTTTAGAGTAGGCTGAACAAAAGAAGTAACAACTGTTACTGGAACAGCAGTTCATTATTTAGATTAGATAAGTTGAAAAAGCTCCTCTCTATAAAGAGCTGCACTGGGGGCACTGCTTTGTgtcattttcttgttcttaCCATATTCACGGGAAAGGTTTGCATTGATACTTTTACCCTACACACTGCCTCGAACGATCCGGCCCCCATAGATCTCAACTGGTACTAGGGAAATAAACTGTACTGCTTAAGAGCTATGTACAATTTTTGGGTTGCATATTTATCAAAACTCCGAGTCTCTGCCGAGCTAGAACTGCTTGGATGGTGCGGATTTATTGGGAGCAAAAGAGTTCATCGCAAAAGAGCCCGTTCTTTTTGACCCTGTATGGTTTGTCCTATGACCTCTAGCAGAATCATACCCGTTAGAACTTTTAGAATTTGTACTGGTACGTCCAGAGAGGGAGTCTAAGTTACCAGATATGGAGGAGGACCTGGATGATTGTCTGCTCGCATTATTGGAACCGAGTTTCTTGCTTTTTCTACTCTGCACATTGTTGAATGAACCTTTAGTTTGATTCGACGGTTTTTCTACAAATTTTTCCGGCTGAGGTGCGATGTGAGCTAACGTAATGTACTCATCGACCGGCGTAGAGTCCGCATCAAATTGATAGTGCTTGAACACTTGACTAATATCAAGTGAAGGCTGTACAGATTTCATATAGCTGGCAACAGCCATGGCAGGGCTCATGGCAATAGCCTGCTCGGCTTTATTAGAACCGTTGGCCATTTCCTGAAGCACGTCGCGGTCCATACCAAGCTCGTAAATCACTTTCATGGAATCGTTCAACTGTTGGCAAGCGTACTGCAGCTTACAGAAGTCCTTAATTTTCTGGTCTGTAGGAGACATATTAATGAGTGTGGTGCTGAGTGTGCCAGGGATGACCTTCAAATCGCGTTGTTCGGGCTACCAAACTTTTGGTTCTAATCATCGAAACATATTACCAAGTCTTCTCTTGCTATGAAAAGCGAAAGTAAAAATTTCCAATTCGTAATTAtaacaattttttgatgCAATGAGACAGAAGTTCTCGGTGCTGAATACTGCGTACAAAGTACTGGTTGCAGGTTGCAAATGGTTGTACGTATTGCCATACAGCTATATCTGTACCTTTACTGCATATATTGCGTATTAAAGAAATATATTAAACCATGCACCGGTAATGTACATCTCTCCAGAGATGAAATTAAAAGTATCGTTAACAAGAACTTAACAAAGCAATCCCCATCGTTATCACTGATTGGGGGACGTTCCATACTCTAACTATGGAAGTGGACTGACCGATTCTTTTCAGAGACGTCTTAGATTGACATTTCTCTAACTGACATCATAGCTATCACGGAACATATCCGTAAAAAAGAATAGTTAGAATATCCATCACCAACCCTGCCGCACTCTAATTCTTCGACTTATCAATCTTGACTATGATTTGCTTGAAGGTTTTGATTAACCGTTTGGACCATTATCAAACACGAATCTTTGGTCTTTATACTATTACAACATTAATTAAATCCGCTAATACCCGGGACttctgttgcttcttctttgccaCAGTTCAATGGTACAGAGCAGTATTTACAcaaagtttgaaaaaatgTGATCAAATATTCAATGACTACTTGCGCATCACGGTCTCAAAAGTATTGACGTTGTTCGGGGCGGTgacattcaaaaaattagaaaaattcaaaattcAAGACATTTGTTTATATGTCATTGCATATTTTTACAAGACTCGCGTAAAGCCTGCTCCAAATACATTTAAACAGTCTTTGTCGTCGGCAACAAATATGGACATGCCATATCATCATCCAATACTGAAGTCTGATGAATTCAAATGCTGCTCTGTGTTTAGCACGTAATTCTAGGAATATGTTCGACCAGATTTTCCGCCGACAAAAAACGGACAATCTGGGGAATCTTTACCAGCTCCATATCAGTTATAATTCGGCGACCTTGAATACATAGCCATCGTTATCCATATGAGAACTCCGTAAAGATCACATAGatacttcttcttgaaaagaGGATTAGTGCAACATGTGTTACTATGAACAGGGAACAGTGTGTTCTATGATAACAGTCGGACCTTTAGACGGATTATAGACGATCCCCGTAGTAAGTTTAAAGGGTCCCTATTAATTGGAACGAAATGCAGCCCACACGTGGTTTACGCCATATATTACATCCCACTTTGAAACCTATGCTGGTCTCAGTCTGTTTTGATCAAAATGCTACATTGTAGGACATTGGGCCATAATGTTGTACGAAGTATTCAAAGTAATTTATGATCATGAATGCATAGCATATTTCTAAAGCTCATTCCAAGCAACAAATAATAGCCTCTAAATGTTCAGTTGTAAGCACTGAGCGAGTACCCCTATTCTCTGATAAGATACGAGAAGTAATCAAGAAATAAGGCCCATGCCGGACTATGTGCGTACCGACATCATCAATCACGTCAAAAGAGAATACGGGTTCCTACATAACAATACAGAGAAAATTCCTCTTGATTTGTCCGAAGCTTTTGTGCTGTTCTGTATCTTTTAGGGCCATCTCACCCATTGGGTGCATCCCGACGCCGTTGGGCTTTTTATCTCCAGCAATTTTATACAGTGCAATTTTGCTCTGTAAGGAAGTTAAGTGGTCCTGACAGCTCAAACTTATTTGGAAATATACAGGGACCATTTACAGGCAGGCAttgagttgaagaaaattcTCTTGTACTTTCTTGTTTCCAACCTTTTACCTGTGCTGCTTAGCCCACAATTACACCTTTATACTGGTTATTCAGTTCGCTCCAATGTGCTAGTAGATATTGCAGTCGACAGAAAGTAATCTTTCGTGTAAAGGATCAGACGTGTGAGACCAGTGAGAGGATTTTTGTTCTGCATTAGTTTATTGGATAACCCGATGGGGTCAGGATGTGTGCAGTTGTTAACTCTATTGTCGCATAATACCCTTTTGAAACCGGGTGTTCAAATGTTACATTGGAACGATAGCTGGACGCAGCACCAATGCTGGACTGAATATGACAGGCTGGGAAGGTATACTATTAATTGGCGGAATCTTTTAACAATTTAGTTTTGAACACATGTGGAAAACCCATGGGAGAAATGACACAGCATATGTCTCTCGAAGACAGGATACAGAAATAGGATATAACTGAAGGAAAACTCTCTGCATTTTGGGATAGAACCGCCTAAGTTGTACTGCGACCATTTATACCTGCCGCCAACGTGGGTATTTGTTAGGCAACTGAAGATTTGCGCTCTTTTGGGATTCAACAATTGTGGGCAGAGGAGATGAACATTTTTCAGGTGTTTAACCCACTATACTGTGGTCTAAACAGGTGTCCTGGCAGACTTGGTCTTTGGTTTTGTAGTCGCCATCAATTAAGAGGCGGGATTATGACTTGTTTGAAGTGACCCTGATCATCCGAAGTGAAAACTACACGCTGATCGGGTCATATTTTTGCTGGAATACTTATAGTCTTGTATATATTTCATGATGGATTGTCACCGCAACTTGTTTGTTTACCATTTGTACTTCGTATCTGGGAGAAGTTCTCGGTATCGGGTGGTTCAATCAGTTATTAGGAACGAGTTATCAGCTACGCCAAAATGTGAACAACTTTGATAAATTCCGGTACGTTCTATGCTTATTCTCAGAACCTCTCAAGAGAAAAGTTGGAAATAAGGAACTACATGTCGATTATTGTTCATTGTTTAAATGTTGTAGAAAGGGAAGCTACTGTTTCTCCTTAAAACATGAGTCGCGAATTGTACGGTCTCATGTAAAGTACTCTTCCAGAGCGGCGCGCCTTGGTGGCCCCGCCTCAAGGTTCCACATATGCAGGGTCACGATTTATTCGTTTTAGAAAGCTCGTTTCCCAAAATCTATACAGGAGGAAACTTTAATATTCAGCAGCGCGTTCTTCCAGCACCAGCTCCGTATTCTATATGATGCTATATTAATGATTTTAGGACACCGCCTATACCGCCCGAACGGGGAAGGGGTTCTATCCAGGGAAGAGATTTTTCCGACGCCGTGATTCCTTTTCCGAAAGAGTTTATTGCGTGACAACCCCCCAACCTCTCTTTCCGCTTCGGGGCTTGGATACCGTGACCCACGGTTTTGTCAAATACTGTAACAAGCCAAACCTTGGGAGTGATTGAACAATGCATATCAGGAAGATAAAGAGTCTGGTAGGAAGAGATTCAATTACACAGTTCAACATTCGAGACAGGTCTTGGAGCAACTCCTGCCACGTATGTTGTTCCTTCGGGGTTCTGCGCCGTTTCACTGACAGGAAACCAGAAAAGTTCAATATTTCCCGAACGGAACTCTGTTTCCCGTTTGGAACATATAAAAACTAACTTAACGCTGAGAGAGGAATGCTATCTCTCTGTTCAGTTCTCAATCGCGGTATTTTCCTGCAGAAAAGAGACGTGGGGTGGATGGCCGTGGAGAGCTTAACAAAGCGTACGATTCCATGGGACGAGATAAGCCGGCGGGGTGGCATATTCCCTCTCAATCCTTATATAAACAGCGAATGGTATGAATGGCTATCCACATCGTGTTGTAAGATCAAGCAACTGGATAACCGAGATGCCCGGAAACTTCAGAATAGTGCTACAGACGATTGCCTCCCTGTTGCACGCACACTCTTCTCGCGCAGACAGTAACCGATGGGCTGGTTGTGACTGATAACGTTACGTTGAGCGGAGATCATGTATTTAACGGTGACGTGGCAATGGAAAAATGTGGCAGTTCAACCCTGACAAACGGATACTATACGTTCAATAATGACTTGAACGTCTACGGCAATTTGTATTTGATGGGAACAGCTGTGGCAGTTCGTTATTCGATGCTACTGCCTCATCTGTCAACATTACTGGTACTGCAGAGTTCATTTTTTCggacttttcaaatttggaCTAGAAAGCCTTCTTTAACTCAGGGCACCTGTACCTAAGAGGTAATACAGGAGCGTATGCTGACACAGGGTGCACTATATATTGAGAACCGTGGTAACTTCTCATTAACGGGGTTTCAAATTACCAACCCATCCGGAATCCACCTATATCTATTTTTTGTACTTTGAATGGGTTTCCGCAGGGAATGTGTTTTGCATGATTATGGGATGTTTTTTGCATTCTGGGAAAATGTACTTTGCATTCTGgcagtatttttttgcaccCCTATTTCGGAGGGAGACGGGGCTGGGTCACTCTTGACGGCACTGCGTCATTGGCCCTGGTCCAGCCTGCCGAGGTGGTCACGGTGGTCCGCAGCACCATCTCCCGGATAACCCGGGCCCTTCTGGTAGAATGCTGGCTGAGTCCCGGCATGCCCCTTCGGTTCCCCGAGCTCAGCACAATTACCTTCTCGGGCCCGGAACGAAACGTCTACGCGGACGGCGGCGGGCGCATGCTCTACTTTCTTACAACGTACAACAAGAATAAGCAGTACGGCCACCGTCTGTCCTTTCTGGACGCCGCGGCATCCGCTAAGCTCCTGTGGTTTATACTCATCCTGCGGCCGTTCACGattgaactgctcaaaGACGAGCTGGCGCAGTTCAAAGGCGACATGTACCTGAGGCACGCAGAGGACACCGTGTATGAGCAGGACGTGTTAGAGGCTGGCGGGGACAGCTCCGAAGACGAAAACGTCCCAGTGTTCAACCACGCCAGGCGGCTGACAGAGAGAGTCCAACTGCTGGCAGCGTCCAGCGGTGCTGCCACAGTGGGCGCGGCGGTCCTGAAGGAGTTTCTGTGGGTGGACATCGAGCACCACAGACTGCTGGGCCTCAACCAGTTCAACACCGAGCTAATGCGGCACCCGCGGAAGGGGACACGGCACGGCATGACCATCCGGCTGATGCGGCAGGCGCTGGCCTCGCTGTGGAAGAACGCAGTGCACGAGGTCGGCAAGGTGGAGCTGCTCGCCAAGGGGTTCGGCCACAATGCCCTTACCCACCTGAACATCTACGGGTTCAACCGCGACTCGGACGTGAACTCGGGCGCCCAGGAGGACACATTTGTCGAGGTCCGCAATCTGAGCGCGCGGTTCATGGCCGCGGTTGACCCCGAACGCCTGCAGCGGTACCGCAGCCACTTCACCACCCGGGCCAAGCGGCGCAGAATTGAACACCAGCCCGGCCCTGTCTGCGGCGTCGAGGAGCTGTTTGCGGCGGGGAGGCGGTTCCTGAACTGCCCGGACTTCGACTTCCGCAATCGCGACCAGCTGCTGTTCACCACAAACGTGCTGTTTTCGCGCTACCGCGCTCTGGGACTGCAGGCTGCTACTGCGTTCGCAAAGTCCCTGACCTTTTTGCTGCCCATGATGTTTCGGGCGGCGGAGAGACCCAACCAGTATCTACATTTTATAGGTGTTCCATACGAGGCGCTGAAGCGCGCAACAGTCAAGAAAGTGGCACAGACCGGGTTGCGGGTGGCGCTGGTCACAGAGCTGCTGAGACCAGCACCGCTCCAGTATATCCGCGACACAGACGTCTTTGTCGGGTGCTGGGAGACGTTTGCTGAGCCCCAGCTGGTTGCATTGTTTCGAAACTGGGACAGCGTCGCAGGCAGTGCCAAGAAACTGGGCTACTTTGTGTTTGACGAGGCACACACGCTCTTTTTCGACTCGACATACCGCCCTCAGCTTAACGAGGTGCGGGCGCTCGGGTGGGAGAACTGGGAAAAGGTCTTGTTTCTGTCCGCGACAATGGACGCCGGTCTGTTCCAGACGATTGCAGAGGACCGCAGGCTGCCCGACTACATGATCAGTCAGCGGTACTTCATGAACGCCGTAAAGGAGGTGCCGAACGCGCAGATGAGAGTTGATTGCATCTGGCGCAAGCGGAGCATGATAGTGGACGATGTTCGGCGGTTGATCCATGCGTTCCTGACCGGCGTCGCAGAGGGCAAGgccgtcttcttctttggaaacaagaagacaatGGCAAAGGCGTACCGGGGGTTCCGTTCCAACGAGAGGGTGGTCCAGGTGTCAGCGTCCGAAAGCGAGGAGCACAGGCGTATGGTATTTGAGATGTTTGAGGATGGCCGCTCTTTACAGCGCGTGATCCTTGGAACAAAGCTGATATCGAACGGGCTGGACTGCCCGTCAGTGCGGTTCGTGTGTCTCGTCGATTTCCGGATGAACGCTGTGGACTATCTGCAGATGGTTGGGCGGATCCGCGGGCACGGGTACATCCGGGTGCTGTACAGCGGCACTGGCGGTGTGCCTCTCGAAACCACCTCGCGCGGGAGGAACTTCCCTCTACTGAATTTCCGGGAGTGCATCACAGAACAGATCGCCCGGTACTACGGCCTGGAGGGCACTTCTCACGCGCGGTGCTGTGGCGAGGGCACGGACGATGAGTGGACCAGAGAGATCCGCGCCAGGCTGGACGCCGGAGGCACTCCCGATGTGTCTGCGTCAGAGAG
This DNA window, taken from Huiozyma naganishii CBS 8797 chromosome 7, complete genome, encodes the following:
- the KNAG0G03650 gene encoding uncharacterized protein (similar to Saccharomyces cerevisiae YMR315W; ancestral locus Anc_3.0), with translation MSSNLNVGIVGTGIFARDRHLPSYQEYPDKFKVVAAFNRTKSKALEFAAKASIPEDKVYDDVDGLMSDKDVDYIDALLPVQFNVDTVKKAIAHNKPIILEKPVAANMKQAREMVELSDSTELPIGIGENWLFLDCIQEAAKHLDRIGPVVAFTHNSTGPFVRDNKYLTTNWRQNPEHIGGFLSDGGVHQLALVTSLVGEFDTVSALTRQIRKESGADDIVFGTVKVKDSDVIGSFTYGSAFGATEKSVFLKIYGVNGSILVDVSNKTEPVIKVRVGDFLETAQKEEVHKVEVDDSFGVNKEFLNFHEAVAKRDKTLLKSTPRIAFHHLAVVAAFLESSAKKGDHVQVERI
- the KNAG0G03680 gene encoding DEAD/DEAH box helicase, which produces MPLRFPELSTITFSGPERNVYADGGGRMLYFLTTYNKNKQYGHRLSFLDAAASAKLLWFILILRPFTIELLKDELAQFKGDMYLRHAEDTVYEQDVLEAGGDSSEDENVPVFNHARRLTERVQLLAASSGAATVGAAVLKEFLWVDIEHHRLLGLNQFNTELMRHPRKGTRHGMTIRLMRQALASLWKNAVHEVGKVELLAKGFGHNALTHLNIYGFNRDSDVNSGAQEDTFVEVRNLSARFMAAVDPERLQRYRSHFTTRAKRRRIEHQPGPVCGVEELFAAGRRFLNCPDFDFRNRDQLLFTTNVLFSRYRALGLQAATAFAKSLTFLLPMMFRAAERPNQYLHFIGVPYEALKRATVKKVAQTGLRVALVTELLRPAPLQYIRDTDVFVGCWETFAEPQLVALFRNWDSVAGSAKKLGYFVFDEAHTLFFDSTYRPQLNEVRALGWENWEKVLFLSATMDAGLFQTIAEDRRLPDYMISQRYFMNAVKEVPNAQMRVDCIWRKRSMIVDDVRRLIHAFLTGVAEGKAVFFFGNKKTMAKAYRGFRSNERVVQVSASESEEHRRMVFEMFEDGRSLQRVILGTKLISNGLDCPSVRFVCLVDFRMNAVDYLQMVGRIRGHGYIRVLYSGTGGVPLETTSRGRNFPLLNFRECITEQIARYYGLEGTSHARCCGEGTDDEWTREIRARLDAGGTPDVSASESGGETDPATVGPLEEKLQGRGFLHLVLGAGYEHAVQGVLLGLNVVAVLSWRFNPSTRLCRECWGLRHESDPCHPLKRELLTLSAEILLVLYVAQDKKFEEFARLLEQRGSYDFVLDMLQDEGLLRRWLLVFVQKCKLGFGNVVFKEGAGCYTLASFRLFFAFLLHKKVNVAVLLKKQAVVASPALFSNLDNYVGKLFHDTATVAALSAGELTHQKVEVLGALETWVGNNQRECPQLYTLIKGRAHTGVFVSLVWSVFEFGLTRVLGPCSVDATGMPQWRLFPLFFRNMVRTVTVEGVEQPLFAAVIGLWYQREQLAPYMRGHTS
- the KNAG0G03660 gene encoding uncharacterized protein; the encoded protein is MSPTDQKIKDFCKLQYACQQLNDSMKVIYELGMDRDVLQEMANGSNKAEQAIAMSPAMAVASYMKSVQPSLDISQVFKHYQFDADSTPVDEYITLAHIAPQPEKFVEKPSNQTKGSFNNVQSRKSKKLGSNNASRQSSRSSSISGNLDSLSGRTSTNSKSSNGYDSARGHRTNHTGSKRTGSFAMNSFAPNKSAPSKQF